The proteins below are encoded in one region of Fimbriimonadaceae bacterium:
- a CDS encoding TrkA family potassium uptake protein, producing the protein MNVVIMGCGRSGATLALELSSRGHQVTLIERNPEALRRLGKSYPCRIVIGSGLDEDILVKAGVDTADAFMAMTRGDNTNLMAAQIVQRRYKVPKVVVKVADPMRAEAYRKLGLFCINASALIAGICRDWLIGEPFDTIDAYNVLSPEFQFEVT; encoded by the coding sequence ATGAACGTTGTCATCATGGGCTGCGGGCGAAGCGGCGCGACCCTCGCCCTGGAGCTTTCCTCGCGGGGACACCAAGTTACGCTGATCGAGCGGAACCCCGAGGCGTTGCGCAGGCTCGGGAAGAGCTATCCCTGCCGCATCGTCATCGGGAGCGGGCTCGACGAAGACATCCTGGTCAAGGCAGGTGTCGATACGGCCGACGCCTTCATGGCCATGACGCGGGGCGACAACACCAACCTGATGGCGGCCCAGATTGTCCAGCGCAGGTACAAGGTGCCGAAAGTCGTGGTGAAAGTGGCCGACCCCATGCGGGCCGAGGCCTACCGCAAGCTGGGCCTCTTCTGCATCAACGCGAGCGCGCTTATCGCGGGCATCTGCCGCGACTGGCTCATCGGCGAACCGTTCGACACGATTGATGCGTACAACGTGCTCTCTCCCGAGTTTCAGTTCGAGGTCACCTAG
- a CDS encoding sigma-70 family RNA polymerase sigma factor, whose product MQESPSTWGSQRVWTEDSVLLQRCREGDEAAMATVIAKHRRRVIRIAANSLRDTHEAEDVAQEAFLKAFKELGKLRDDRAFASYLYRICVRLCLDRLRSRRAEPAVIERVQASDGPRVETKVLLEKLLQQLSPELRMTLVLREVEQLSYEEVATALNVPLGTVRSRLHTAREKFRALYFEATGE is encoded by the coding sequence ATGCAGGAATCACCGTCGACCTGGGGCTCACAAAGGGTATGGACTGAGGATTCAGTCCTGCTTCAACGGTGCCGCGAAGGCGATGAAGCGGCTATGGCGACCGTGATCGCCAAGCATCGCCGTCGCGTCATCCGCATCGCGGCCAACTCCTTGCGGGACACCCACGAAGCCGAGGACGTCGCCCAGGAAGCCTTCCTGAAGGCCTTCAAGGAGCTCGGAAAGCTCCGCGACGACCGGGCCTTCGCCAGTTATCTTTACCGGATTTGCGTGCGGCTCTGCCTGGACCGCTTGCGCTCCCGTCGGGCCGAGCCCGCCGTGATCGAGCGAGTCCAGGCCTCGGACGGCCCTCGGGTCGAGACTAAGGTCTTGCTTGAAAAGCTTTTGCAGCAGCTTTCGCCCGAGCTCCGTATGACGCTTGTGCTGCGAGAAGTCGAGCAGTTGAGCTACGAGGAGGTCGCGACGGCTCTGAACGTGCCGTTGGGCACCGTCCGGTCCCGGCTGCACACCGCCCGCGAAAAGTTTCGGGCGCTCTACTTCGAGGCCACGGGGGAGTAA
- a CDS encoding glycogen debranching enzyme family protein, translating to MAYRLEGARCRDFSQSSRTEWLLTNGLGGYAMGTVSGANSRRYHGHLVAAIRPPTERIVLLAAIEAYATIADQVFGVSTNQYVGAVHPQGYSLLESFEVGDHAEWRFRLAGQALAKRLKPHDGANAVTVEYRNHGDTPIQLTLRPLACHKFYHDNFRVTDFYPQFLIFPEDRTILAQDGVQLFLEHPNAERTPTTGWYYRFEHGREIDRGLDPIDDLYCPCELRYYLMPGEAATLVASTEEGTPPVAFGELAATPQEPEAKLVEAAKYFLVGGSARTTIIAGYPWFTDWGRDTMISLPGICLETGNVAAAREILRAYAGAMNKGLVPNRFPDRSETPEYNTADATLWFANALHLTLQAEWDEGFALEAFTWLREIFEWHQKGTSFGIGVDPADGLLRQGADGYQLTWMDAKVGHWVVTPRHGKPIEVNGLWVNALRVAQALADRLGKDGADFRAAAELAEANFEAKFWKASMGHYLDTIDPDDASLRPNQLIAMGLPFAPLRGENAKAALRKIREELLTEHGLRTLGPRESAYRGKYIGTMTERDAAYHQGTTWPWLIGPYVSAVLRVEGDVAEARRVLTSVPTWMDEYGLGGIAEVYDGDEPQNPGGCPWQAWSTAEALRAWRETEAFAKGRE from the coding sequence ATGGCTTACCGGCTGGAGGGCGCACGGTGCCGCGACTTTTCGCAATCGTCCCGCACGGAGTGGCTGCTGACGAACGGGCTCGGCGGATACGCGATGGGCACGGTCAGCGGAGCGAACTCGCGTCGGTACCACGGACACTTGGTGGCCGCGATCCGGCCCCCGACCGAGAGGATCGTGCTGCTCGCCGCGATCGAGGCCTACGCCACGATCGCCGACCAGGTCTTCGGCGTCTCGACGAACCAGTACGTCGGCGCCGTCCATCCCCAGGGCTATTCCCTGCTGGAGTCCTTCGAGGTGGGCGACCACGCCGAGTGGCGCTTTCGTCTTGCGGGCCAGGCGCTGGCCAAGCGGTTGAAGCCCCATGACGGCGCCAACGCCGTCACCGTGGAATACCGCAACCACGGCGACACTCCGATCCAGCTGACCCTGCGTCCCCTGGCCTGCCACAAGTTCTACCACGACAACTTCCGGGTCACCGACTTCTATCCGCAGTTCCTCATCTTCCCCGAGGATCGGACGATCCTGGCCCAGGACGGCGTGCAGCTCTTCCTGGAACATCCGAACGCGGAGAGGACGCCCACGACCGGCTGGTACTACCGGTTCGAGCACGGGCGCGAGATCGACCGGGGGCTCGACCCGATCGACGACCTTTACTGCCCGTGCGAGCTGCGCTATTACCTGATGCCGGGCGAGGCAGCCACGCTCGTCGCGTCCACGGAAGAAGGCACTCCGCCGGTGGCCTTCGGCGAGCTCGCCGCCACCCCGCAGGAACCGGAGGCGAAGCTGGTGGAAGCGGCGAAGTACTTCCTGGTGGGCGGATCGGCGCGGACCACGATCATCGCGGGCTACCCGTGGTTCACGGACTGGGGCCGCGACACCATGATCTCCCTGCCGGGCATCTGCCTTGAGACCGGGAACGTGGCAGCCGCCCGAGAAATCCTCCGCGCCTACGCAGGCGCGATGAACAAGGGGCTCGTCCCGAACCGCTTCCCCGACCGCTCGGAAACGCCGGAGTACAACACGGCCGACGCGACCCTCTGGTTCGCCAACGCACTTCACCTGACCCTCCAGGCGGAGTGGGACGAGGGGTTCGCGCTGGAGGCGTTCACGTGGTTGCGCGAGATCTTCGAATGGCACCAAAAGGGAACGTCCTTCGGCATCGGCGTCGACCCCGCTGACGGGCTCCTGCGCCAAGGCGCCGACGGATACCAGCTGACCTGGATGGACGCCAAAGTCGGACACTGGGTGGTGACACCCCGGCACGGCAAGCCGATCGAGGTGAACGGTCTGTGGGTGAACGCCTTGCGCGTCGCCCAGGCCCTGGCAGACCGGCTCGGAAAGGACGGCGCCGACTTTCGCGCGGCCGCGGAGCTGGCCGAGGCGAACTTCGAGGCGAAGTTCTGGAAGGCCTCGATGGGCCACTATCTCGACACCATCGACCCGGACGACGCGAGCCTCCGACCGAACCAATTGATCGCGATGGGGCTCCCCTTCGCCCCCTTGCGGGGGGAGAACGCCAAGGCTGCGCTTCGAAAGATCCGCGAAGAGCTGCTGACGGAGCACGGACTCCGGACGCTCGGTCCTCGGGAGTCCGCCTATCGCGGCAAATACATCGGCACCATGACCGAGCGGGACGCGGCCTATCATCAGGGCACCACCTGGCCCTGGCTGATCGGCCCCTACGTGTCCGCGGTCTTGCGCGTGGAAGGGGACGTGGCGGAGGCGCGACGAGTCCTCACGAGCGTCCCGACTTGGATGGACGAGTACGGCCTGGGCGGGATCGCCGAGGTCTATGACGGCGACGAGCCGCAAAACCCCGGCGGATGCCCCTGGCAAGCTTGGAGCACGGCCGAGGCCCTTCGCGCCTGGCGCGAGACGGAGGCGTTCGCAAAGGGGCGAGAATGA
- a CDS encoding alpha-ketoacid dehydrogenase subunit beta has product MSAVATPAPTGLKKNYLTALKEALFEEMASNQDMVCIGEDIGILGGAFGVTDGLRTEFGPQRVIDAPISEAAIVGVACGMCLNGKTAMVEMQFIDFISCGFDQIVNMVATYHYRTAGEVAIPMVIRGPAGGYGGGALYHSQMNEAWFANSPGLKIVCPSTPADAKGLLKSALRDPNPVLLYEMKELYRLRAIEEELEEGDAALVPFGKAATRREGDDITIVTYGNNVYHCLEAAKNLDKEGFSAEVIDIRSLVPLDEQAIIESVKKTNRLLVVNEAPRTCGFAGEILARLSQEAFMYLDAPPARITRLDTPVPWVKPLETYVLPSVEKITEAALRICRF; this is encoded by the coding sequence GTGAGCGCTGTCGCCACGCCGGCACCGACCGGGCTTAAAAAGAACTACCTGACCGCCCTCAAAGAGGCCCTCTTCGAGGAGATGGCCTCCAACCAGGACATGGTCTGCATCGGGGAGGACATCGGCATCCTCGGCGGCGCCTTCGGCGTCACGGACGGACTGCGCACCGAGTTCGGCCCGCAGCGCGTGATCGATGCGCCGATCAGCGAGGCCGCGATCGTGGGTGTCGCCTGCGGCATGTGCCTCAACGGCAAGACCGCGATGGTCGAGATGCAGTTCATCGACTTCATCTCGTGCGGCTTCGACCAGATCGTGAACATGGTCGCGACCTACCATTACCGCACGGCGGGCGAGGTCGCGATCCCCATGGTCATCCGCGGCCCTGCCGGCGGGTACGGCGGGGGCGCGCTCTACCACAGCCAAATGAACGAGGCTTGGTTCGCGAACTCCCCGGGCCTGAAGATCGTGTGTCCCAGCACCCCGGCCGACGCGAAAGGCTTGCTCAAGAGCGCGCTGCGCGACCCGAACCCGGTGTTGCTTTATGAGATGAAGGAGCTCTACCGGCTCCGCGCGATCGAAGAAGAATTGGAGGAGGGCGACGCCGCGCTGGTCCCGTTCGGCAAGGCGGCGACCCGCCGCGAGGGCGACGACATCACGATCGTCACCTATGGCAACAACGTCTACCATTGCCTGGAAGCCGCGAAGAACCTCGACAAGGAGGGCTTCAGCGCGGAAGTGATCGACATCCGCAGCCTGGTGCCGCTGGACGAGCAAGCGATCATCGAATCGGTGAAGAAGACGAACCGGTTGCTCGTCGTGAACGAGGCTCCACGCACTTGCGGGTTCGCCGGCGAGATCCTTGCGCGGCTTTCGCAAGAGGCGTTCATGTACCTGGACGCGCCGCCTGCCCGGATCACGCGCTTGGACACGCCGGTGCCGTGGGTGAAGCCGCTCGAAACCTACGTGCTGCCTTCGGTCGAGAAGATCACCGAGGCTGCGCTTCGGATCTGCCGCTTCTGA
- a CDS encoding thiamine pyrophosphate-dependent dehydrogenase E1 component subunit alpha, translating into MATTAAESARKGNAKNTDEFELGPHGSKLTAEDYRELLLQLYLARYFDVRLIKEKKRGRLRGTLYSSHNQEAILVGSLYGLKPTDWISPIHRDMPAFFLKDFRNGWRNPERMGMTIQEVCSQVWGKVGSPGRARDNWSHIGSRKNHIIHSTSMLAGTIPAAAGVVYADRLNGGDAVVLTYNGEGSTAQGVFHEAVNFAAVHKLPVVTIIENNQWAYGTPTELEYPLEDFARRADGYGIPGLIADGQNVLDVYEKVMEAVDHARSGKGPSIVECKTFRAYGHGDHDDDRAAKYRPKAEVDSGRSRDPIAVMKRIMLAKGMLTQEEFEKHAPEGRSAGEVTDVDFPAEVVDYLNEGVEYAVNQPVPEAEEGGMWVYREFGQ; encoded by the coding sequence TTGGCCACGACCGCAGCCGAATCGGCCCGAAAGGGCAACGCCAAAAACACCGACGAGTTCGAGTTAGGGCCCCATGGCTCGAAACTCACCGCAGAGGACTATCGCGAGCTCCTCCTCCAGCTGTACCTCGCTCGGTACTTCGACGTCCGCCTTATCAAGGAGAAGAAGCGTGGCCGTCTGAGAGGGACGCTCTATTCGAGCCACAACCAGGAAGCGATCTTGGTCGGCTCGCTCTATGGCCTTAAGCCCACGGACTGGATCAGCCCGATCCACCGCGACATGCCCGCGTTCTTCTTGAAGGACTTCCGCAACGGTTGGCGGAACCCGGAGCGGATGGGCATGACTATCCAAGAGGTTTGCAGCCAGGTCTGGGGCAAAGTCGGCTCCCCTGGCAGGGCCCGCGACAACTGGTCGCACATCGGTTCTCGAAAGAACCACATCATCCACTCGACGTCGATGCTTGCGGGCACGATCCCTGCCGCGGCCGGCGTCGTTTACGCCGACCGGCTGAATGGGGGTGATGCGGTCGTGCTCACCTATAACGGGGAAGGCTCGACCGCCCAAGGAGTCTTCCACGAAGCGGTCAACTTCGCCGCCGTGCACAAGCTGCCCGTGGTGACCATCATCGAGAACAACCAGTGGGCGTATGGCACGCCGACCGAGCTGGAGTATCCCCTGGAAGACTTCGCCCGCCGCGCCGACGGATATGGCATTCCCGGGCTCATCGCGGACGGCCAGAACGTGTTGGACGTCTACGAGAAGGTCATGGAGGCGGTCGACCACGCCCGAAGCGGCAAAGGGCCGAGCATCGTGGAGTGCAAGACATTCCGCGCCTATGGCCACGGCGACCACGACGACGACCGGGCCGCGAAGTACCGGCCGAAGGCGGAAGTCGACTCGGGCCGCTCCCGCGACCCGATCGCGGTGATGAAGCGCATCATGCTCGCCAAGGGCATGCTGACCCAAGAAGAGTTTGAGAAGCACGCGCCCGAGGGCCGGAGCGCAGGCGAAGTGACGGACGTGGACTTCCCAGCCGAAGTTGTGGACTACTTGAACGAGGGCGTCGAATACGCCGTGAACCAACCCGTCCCAGAGGCGGAAGAAGGCGGCATGTGGGTTTATCGGGAGTTCGGCCAGTGA
- a CDS encoding thioredoxin family protein, whose amino-acid sequence MKRAIMFAALMSVAVAARAIDVSPKLQAAIEAMAKAETLKMTVTVSKLGGSSEQVTVALAKPNMARVETASTLTVADGTNVTTYDKNAKTFYKQPQDAAKLGELFDSVALMPWKAFFDGAAFKNVYASRDMGNKNRGGKSYDVVTVQVDKDAQAMVTLYIDPSDRLPRQGEVVVKTKTASDQSVWNVSGLATEAASDLFAFKAPAGAKELDFAAMTEGKWFTNFEEARKVSEQTGKMMMVDFYATWCGPCKMMAAEAFTAAEFKKKAKDFILVKLDAEAGPNVALAQKYNVEAYPTVKFIDAKGRLVYEYVGYAGLSQVLADMDKALKAAN is encoded by the coding sequence ATGAAACGAGCCATTATGTTCGCCGCGCTGATGAGCGTGGCCGTCGCCGCGCGAGCGATCGATGTTTCGCCAAAACTCCAAGCCGCCATCGAAGCGATGGCCAAAGCCGAGACCTTGAAGATGACGGTGACGGTCTCGAAGCTGGGCGGCTCTTCGGAGCAGGTCACGGTCGCGCTCGCGAAGCCGAACATGGCCCGCGTCGAGACCGCCTCGACCCTCACGGTCGCGGACGGCACGAACGTCACGACCTATGACAAGAACGCCAAGACCTTTTACAAGCAGCCGCAGGACGCCGCAAAGCTCGGCGAGCTCTTCGACAGCGTCGCCTTGATGCCCTGGAAGGCGTTCTTTGACGGCGCCGCCTTCAAGAACGTTTACGCCAGCCGCGACATGGGCAACAAAAACCGCGGCGGCAAGAGCTACGATGTCGTCACGGTCCAGGTGGACAAGGACGCGCAGGCCATGGTCACCCTGTACATCGATCCCAGCGACCGCCTGCCCCGCCAGGGCGAGGTCGTCGTGAAGACGAAGACGGCTAGCGACCAGTCGGTCTGGAACGTCTCGGGCCTCGCCACCGAGGCCGCCAGCGACCTCTTCGCGTTCAAGGCGCCCGCAGGCGCCAAGGAGCTCGACTTCGCGGCCATGACGGAAGGCAAGTGGTTCACGAACTTCGAGGAAGCGCGCAAGGTCTCTGAGCAGACCGGCAAGATGATGATGGTGGACTTTTACGCCACCTGGTGCGGCCCCTGCAAGATGATGGCGGCCGAGGCCTTCACCGCGGCCGAGTTCAAGAAGAAGGCGAAGGACTTCATCCTGGTGAAGCTCGACGCGGAAGCCGGGCCGAACGTGGCCCTCGCCCAGAAGTACAACGTCGAGGCCTACCCGACCGTCAAGTTTATCGACGCGAAGGGGCGGTTGGTCTACGAGTACGTGGGCTATGCCGGCCTCTCCCAGGTCTTGGCCGACATGGACAAGGCCCTGAAAGCCGCTAACTAA
- a CDS encoding glycosyltransferase family 39 protein yields MVVAVLYLAVCVAIMSVTPYRTGGLLRYQRGPDGFPARIADIGAPDERQHANYIRVLLDGKPFPVLKPGDPDLYESYQAHQPPLYYLVAAGWCRALGLDPTAPSAGGGVRTLNVLVGLLTLAGLAAGVRWAGGSAAMQASAAVAMLVPMVAALHAAVGNDPLLYALLTWSVALAVKGCVHGWPLKLGILIGVLGGLALLTKTTALALFPVLAVAIALAWRSGQRQPAGWAAALALPALIASPWMVRNTQLYGDPFALKAFNEAFVGSPQASLFIEGLGPLTYWTQMVGWWTWRSIVGAFGYMDIFILETAGPNASGAFYNLAGLLAAATVGVGVWSLASRENKAEGGRVLLVLGATLMAVVALLFVRFNLQYFQAQARYLYPAIAGFAWIGAAGAARMAGDRRELAWVVPALFWLLVDGLAWSAMATGFPIRAEP; encoded by the coding sequence GTGGTCGTGGCCGTCCTCTACCTCGCCGTCTGCGTCGCCATCATGAGCGTGACCCCGTACCGGACGGGCGGACTCCTGCGCTACCAGCGCGGACCGGACGGCTTTCCCGCTCGCATCGCCGACATCGGCGCGCCCGACGAGCGGCAGCACGCCAACTACATCCGCGTGCTTCTCGATGGCAAACCCTTCCCCGTCCTTAAGCCCGGCGACCCCGACCTCTATGAGTCATACCAAGCCCACCAGCCTCCGCTCTACTATCTCGTCGCGGCCGGCTGGTGCCGGGCTCTTGGCCTTGACCCCACCGCCCCTTCGGCAGGGGGAGGAGTCCGCACCCTGAATGTCTTGGTCGGGCTCCTGACCTTGGCGGGGCTCGCGGCCGGCGTGCGGTGGGCGGGAGGAAGCGCGGCCATGCAAGCTTCGGCCGCAGTCGCCATGCTCGTCCCCATGGTCGCCGCGCTTCACGCGGCGGTGGGCAACGACCCGCTGCTGTATGCCCTGCTAACGTGGTCGGTAGCGTTGGCGGTGAAGGGATGTGTACATGGTTGGCCGTTAAAGCTTGGCATCTTGATCGGAGTCCTTGGCGGGCTCGCCCTGCTCACGAAGACGACGGCCCTGGCCCTCTTCCCCGTTCTCGCCGTCGCCATAGCCCTCGCTTGGCGGAGCGGCCAAAGGCAACCCGCGGGTTGGGCGGCGGCGCTGGCCCTGCCCGCGCTGATCGCCTCGCCGTGGATGGTCCGCAACACCCAGCTTTACGGCGACCCCTTTGCGCTCAAAGCCTTCAACGAGGCCTTCGTCGGTTCGCCGCAGGCCTCGCTCTTCATCGAGGGGCTGGGCCCCCTCACCTATTGGACGCAGATGGTCGGCTGGTGGACCTGGCGCAGCATAGTCGGCGCCTTCGGCTACATGGACATCTTCATCCTGGAGACGGCGGGGCCCAACGCATCGGGCGCCTTCTACAACCTGGCGGGGCTCTTGGCGGCGGCGACGGTCGGCGTCGGCGTCTGGTCGCTGGCCTCCCGGGAAAACAAGGCGGAGGGTGGTCGGGTCCTCCTAGTGCTCGGAGCGACGCTCATGGCCGTGGTCGCCCTCCTTTTTGTGCGGTTCAACCTGCAGTACTTCCAGGCTCAGGCCCGTTACCTCTATCCCGCGATCGCGGGGTTCGCGTGGATCGGCGCCGCCGGGGCCGCCCGCATGGCCGGGGACCGGCGGGAGCTGGCATGGGTCGTGCCCGCCCTCTTCTGGCTGCTGGTGGACGGCCTCGCCTGGTCCGCCATGGCGACAGGATTCCCAATTCGCGCCGAACCTTAA
- a CDS encoding RNA polymerase sigma factor produces MVCSLYEPLETPHFDEDARLVEQAAKGEGRAFQRLYERHFNRVFAVCRGVLLDTDDAHDAAQETFTLVYRNLHKFDQRARFSTWLFRIALNRAVQEARRLKYRRKAQPLDAALSLAAPPVERHGVDPDPKVDACLNAMSPADRAVLTFFYWEDLSLQEIAEVLECSPNAAKTRLFRARERFRELYRGEGQ; encoded by the coding sequence GTGGTGTGCTCCCTGTACGAACCATTGGAAACTCCGCACTTTGACGAAGACGCCCGCTTGGTCGAGCAGGCGGCCAAGGGCGAAGGCAGAGCGTTCCAAAGGCTCTACGAGCGGCACTTCAACCGGGTGTTCGCTGTCTGTCGCGGTGTTCTCCTGGACACCGACGACGCCCACGACGCGGCACAGGAAACATTTACGTTAGTCTATCGAAACTTGCACAAATTCGACCAGAGAGCCCGCTTTTCCACCTGGCTCTTCAGAATCGCTTTGAACCGGGCGGTCCAGGAGGCCCGGCGCTTGAAGTACCGGCGCAAAGCCCAGCCGCTGGACGCGGCGCTCTCCCTTGCGGCCCCACCTGTGGAGCGGCACGGCGTCGACCCGGACCCCAAGGTGGACGCCTGCCTGAACGCAATGAGCCCCGCCGACCGCGCCGTCCTCACGTTTTTTTACTGGGAGGACCTCTCTTTGCAGGAAATCGCGGAAGTCCTTGAGTGCTCTCCTAACGCGGCCAAGACGCGGCTCTTCCGGGCGCGTGAGCGATTCCGCGAGCTATATAGAGGAGAGGGGCAATGA
- a CDS encoding prepilin-type N-terminal cleavage/methylation domain-containing protein, translating to MKRAAFTLIELLVVIAIIAILAAILFPVFSQAKESAKISQQLSQQRQLSLSVMMYASDYDDNFVPASNRWVGMVGDPIIWTEGLESYVKNQDLFVAVASNGAAAKNWATRRQQTVGYSDATGVDQTAPCTPNAATVGCEGFPGSASFSVAEEVSKTGLFATTPGAPIGNNTTKHRGYVFNPYNGQNDPGGEYKYGLPLISDRDLVTQRGDKNYPNSPDLAAGALKPIFARYRADRQNGGVTPVIFADGHAKVMSANAMNTFGNVIWRFR from the coding sequence ATGAAAAGAGCTGCTTTCACCCTTATCGAGCTTCTCGTGGTCATCGCGATCATCGCGATCCTGGCCGCGATCCTCTTCCCTGTCTTCTCGCAAGCGAAGGAGTCGGCCAAGATCTCGCAACAGCTTTCGCAGCAGCGTCAGCTCTCCCTGAGCGTGATGATGTACGCCAGCGACTACGACGACAACTTCGTCCCCGCCTCCAACCGATGGGTCGGCATGGTCGGCGACCCGATCATCTGGACCGAGGGGCTGGAGTCGTACGTGAAGAACCAAGACCTTTTCGTCGCGGTCGCCAGCAACGGCGCGGCCGCCAAGAACTGGGCTACCCGACGGCAGCAGACGGTGGGCTACAGCGACGCGACCGGCGTCGACCAGACCGCCCCCTGCACCCCTAACGCGGCCACTGTCGGTTGCGAAGGCTTCCCTGGCTCGGCCAGCTTCAGCGTTGCGGAGGAAGTCTCCAAGACCGGTCTCTTCGCGACGACCCCCGGCGCGCCGATCGGCAACAACACGACCAAGCACCGCGGTTACGTTTTCAACCCGTACAACGGCCAGAACGACCCCGGCGGCGAATATAAGTACGGACTGCCCCTCATCAGCGACCGGGATCTCGTCACCCAGCGCGGCGACAAGAACTACCCGAACTCGCCCGACCTCGCGGCGGGCGCCCTTAAGCCGATCTTCGCCCGCTATCGCGCGGACAGGCAGAACGGCGGCGTCACCCCGGTCATCTTCGCCGACGGCCATGCCAAGGTCATGAGCGCGAATGCGATGAACACGTTCGGCAACGTTATTTGGCGATTCCGGTAA